From Deinococcus sp. HSC-46F16, the proteins below share one genomic window:
- a CDS encoding diguanylate cyclase, producing the protein MTSLLLNFCLLIACAYVLSLTYREWPVRRRRAEHALRLVLAAGATWLLARNGAPVGPMVLDLGLVPVALVTLRYGLPAGALVAAPALAWLLAQGAFPAVVTVSALSVVGLSGLVRRFRPLPIPAWRPRDLLLAPVPFLGLSWSLLLHPQGQAMFGPLYLLGVSLSALGLLVALGILQSRLRLLHLAHTLRTQAHTDPLTGLPNRRQFDRDLAALGTGGHLALLDLDHFKAVNDRYGHSGGDRALRQVAGLLREFEVDGVRAYRVGGEEFALLAGAPDRGYLTARVEDLRAHLGQGEAPWGVLTLSAGLATRLLAEPEGTLLRRADEALYLAKTNGRNQLVVWTPRPPQAPPAGPARPAAPPAQPRHSVWQGLRTTVALLAGRRTLGDADWAEVLTLAVNAVDGAGCGTLDIREGREFRVVAAHGYGSGLVGLTLSEDSQQRWYGASLAAWRAGEPRVVGGEALIRAYAESDAELASPAARLLSDVGRRQEVRANLCFPVVLEGEVVAHLNLDALAPNETFGPRAVEDAGLFTQQIAALLHLQERWNELTRLVELHTSLSAAPEGAPLEDHLTCAAQDLLRARYALLLRHDAPTDTLRSTGPERHVPPLGPVVLRRGEGLAWAALAARRVLRVSDVRQDARIYRRERLGGSAMMAVPLLSSHDEPLGALILTREPERPFGEADEHLALLLGSLAARLLERDAHFGDLRATLDAALETLGVAVELRDFETQGHTERVTHLALTFGEGLGLPPERLLGLRQGAALHDIGKLGVPDAVLLKPGRLTPEERLLIETHAPRGAELAARIPFLHPEARGVIRSHHERWDGTGYPDGLRGEGVPLLARIFALCDVYDALTSDRPYRAALPPEEALAILEAGRGTQFDPALVGRFVALQRTGRFGPPWTAPLHTSRHEAPPPPRLPEQPAAGED; encoded by the coding sequence ATGACTTCCCTGCTGCTCAACTTCTGCCTGCTGATCGCCTGCGCATACGTCCTGAGTCTGACCTACCGCGAGTGGCCGGTGCGCCGCCGACGCGCCGAACACGCGCTGCGGCTGGTGCTGGCGGCGGGCGCGACGTGGCTGCTGGCCCGCAACGGGGCGCCGGTGGGGCCGATGGTGCTGGACCTGGGGCTGGTGCCGGTCGCGCTGGTGACCCTGCGCTACGGCCTGCCCGCCGGGGCGCTGGTCGCCGCTCCCGCGCTGGCGTGGTTGCTGGCCCAGGGGGCGTTTCCGGCGGTCGTGACCGTGAGCGCCCTGAGCGTGGTGGGGTTGAGCGGCCTGGTGCGGCGCTTCCGGCCGCTGCCCATCCCCGCGTGGCGACCACGCGACCTGCTGCTGGCGCCGGTGCCCTTTTTGGGGCTGAGCTGGAGCCTGCTGCTGCACCCGCAGGGACAGGCGATGTTCGGGCCGCTGTACCTGCTGGGCGTGTCGCTCAGCGCCCTGGGCCTGCTCGTCGCGCTGGGCATCTTGCAGTCGCGGCTGCGGCTGCTGCACCTCGCGCACACCCTGCGCACCCAGGCCCACACCGACCCCCTGACCGGGCTGCCCAACCGCCGCCAGTTCGACCGCGACCTCGCCGCGCTGGGCACCGGGGGCCACCTCGCGCTGCTGGACCTCGACCATTTCAAGGCGGTGAACGACCGCTACGGCCACAGCGGCGGCGACCGGGCGCTGCGGCAGGTGGCCGGGCTGCTGCGCGAGTTCGAGGTCGACGGGGTGCGGGCCTACCGGGTGGGGGGCGAGGAATTCGCCCTGCTGGCCGGGGCACCTGACCGGGGATACCTGACCGCGCGGGTCGAAGACCTGCGGGCACACCTGGGCCAGGGAGAAGCGCCCTGGGGTGTCCTGACCCTGTCGGCGGGGCTGGCGACCCGCCTGCTCGCTGAACCCGAGGGCACCCTGCTGCGCCGCGCCGACGAGGCCCTTTACCTCGCCAAGACCAACGGCCGCAACCAGCTTGTGGTCTGGACGCCGCGCCCGCCGCAAGCGCCCCCGGCCGGTCCGGCCCGGCCCGCCGCGCCCCCGGCCCAGCCCCGGCACTCGGTGTGGCAGGGCCTGCGGACCACCGTGGCGCTGCTGGCCGGGCGGCGGACCCTGGGGGACGCCGACTGGGCGGAGGTGCTGACCCTGGCGGTGAACGCGGTGGACGGGGCCGGGTGCGGCACCCTGGACATCCGCGAGGGCCGGGAGTTCCGGGTGGTCGCCGCGCACGGCTACGGCTCCGGGCTGGTCGGCCTGACCCTGAGCGAGGACTCACAGCAGCGCTGGTACGGCGCGTCCCTCGCCGCGTGGCGGGCCGGGGAACCCCGCGTGGTGGGGGGCGAGGCCCTCATCCGGGCCTACGCCGAGTCGGACGCCGAACTCGCCTCGCCGGCAGCCCGGCTGCTCAGCGACGTGGGCCGCCGCCAGGAGGTGCGGGCCAACCTCTGCTTTCCGGTCGTGCTGGAGGGCGAGGTCGTCGCGCACCTCAACCTCGACGCGCTGGCGCCAAACGAGACGTTCGGGCCACGGGCGGTCGAGGACGCGGGGCTCTTCACCCAGCAGATCGCCGCCCTGCTGCACCTTCAGGAGCGCTGGAACGAGCTGACCCGGCTGGTCGAGCTGCACACGTCCCTGAGCGCCGCTCCCGAGGGCGCGCCCCTGGAAGACCACCTGACCTGCGCGGCGCAGGACCTGCTGCGGGCCAGGTACGCCCTGCTGCTGCGCCACGACGCCCCCACCGACACCCTGCGCTCGACCGGTCCTGAACGCCACGTCCCGCCGCTGGGGCCAGTCGTGCTGCGGCGGGGCGAGGGGCTGGCCTGGGCCGCGCTCGCGGCACGCCGGGTGCTGCGGGTGTCCGACGTGCGGCAAGACGCCCGCATCTACCGCCGCGAGCGGCTGGGGGGGAGCGCGATGATGGCGGTCCCGCTGCTGAGCAGCCACGACGAGCCGCTGGGTGCCCTGATCCTGACCCGCGAACCCGAGCGGCCCTTCGGGGAGGCGGATGAACACCTCGCCCTGCTGCTGGGCAGCCTCGCCGCCCGGCTGCTGGAGCGCGACGCGCACTTCGGGGACCTGCGGGCCACCCTGGACGCGGCGCTCGAAACCCTGGGGGTGGCGGTCGAGCTGCGCGACTTCGAAACCCAGGGCCACACCGAGCGGGTCACCCACCTCGCCCTGACCTTCGGGGAGGGGCTGGGGCTGCCCCCGGAGCGGCTGCTGGGCTTGCGGCAGGGGGCGGCGCTGCACGACATCGGCAAGCTGGGGGTGCCCGACGCGGTGCTGCTCAAGCCGGGTCGCCTGACCCCCGAAGAACGCCTGCTGATCGAAACGCACGCCCCACGCGGCGCCGAACTCGCTGCCCGCATCCCCTTCCTGCATCCCGAGGCGCGCGGGGTCATTCGCTCGCATCATGAGCGCTGGGACGGCACCGGCTACCCCGACGGCCTGCGCGGCGAGGGCGTGCCGCTGCTCGCCCGCATTTTCGCCCTGTGCGACGTGTACGACGCCCTGACGAGCGACCGCCCCTACCGCGCGGCCCTGCCCCCCGAAGAGGCCCTCGCCATCCTGGAAGCCGGGCGCGGCACCCAGTTCGATCCTGCGCTCGTAGGCCGCTTCGTGGCCTTGCAGCGGACGGGGAGGTTCGGGCCACCCTGGACGGCGCCCCTGCACACCTCCCGCCACGAGGCGCCCCCACCCCCTCGCCTCCCGGAGCAGCCTGCGGCCGGGGAGGATTAA
- the folE gene encoding GTP cyclohydrolase I FolE, translating to MRDLTHGWLAAIGEDPEREGLQKTPQRVAKAWAFLTAGYGRTLADAAGDAVFAAEGSEMVIVKDIEFYSMCEHHMLPFYGRAHVAYIPDGQILGLSKFARIVDLYARRLQVQERLTTQIADALGELLAPRGVAVLLEGVHLCMAMRGVQKQNSSTTTSAMRGLFKDDARTRAEFMSAVQTSLRGR from the coding sequence CTGCGCGACCTGACCCACGGCTGGCTCGCGGCCATTGGGGAAGACCCGGAGCGCGAGGGCCTGCAAAAAACCCCGCAGCGGGTCGCCAAAGCCTGGGCCTTCCTGACCGCCGGGTATGGCCGCACCCTCGCGGACGCCGCCGGGGACGCCGTGTTCGCCGCCGAGGGCAGCGAGATGGTGATCGTCAAGGACATCGAGTTCTATTCGATGTGCGAGCACCACATGCTGCCCTTTTACGGCCGGGCGCACGTCGCCTATATCCCCGACGGGCAGATTCTGGGCCTGAGCAAGTTCGCCCGCATCGTGGACCTGTACGCCCGGCGCCTTCAGGTGCAAGAGCGCCTGACCACCCAGATTGCCGACGCCCTGGGGGAACTGCTCGCCCCGCGTGGGGTGGCCGTGTTGCTCGAAGGCGTTCACCTGTGCATGGCGATGCGCGGGGTGCAGAAGCAGAACTCGTCGACGACCACCAGCGCCATGCGCGGGCTGTTCAAGGACGACGCCCGCACCCGCGCCGAGTTCATGAGCGCGGTGCAGACCTCGCTGCGTGGGCGCTGA
- a CDS encoding adenylosuccinate synthase, with the protein MPGIAIIGAQWGDEGKGKITDFLAPEARYVVRYQGGANAGHTVTARGQTFKLNLLPSGVLHEGVISVLGDGMVIDPEKFLAERQSLLAGGLSPELRISDRAHLVLPHHKYVDGRKDFVGTTGRGIGPAYADRARRVGLRFGDLADEGTLRERVARLLEAKPNSTRDAGWATVEDALGYLLPIRDALLPFVHDTGSDLRRAIREGENVLFEGAQATLLDLNYGTYPFVTSSHPTVGGILVGAGVNHRAIGQVYGVAKAFNTRVGHGPFPTEVFGEMERRLRGDGSQPWDEFGTTTGRARRVGWLDLELLKYAAEVNGLDGLVINKMDILAGLETVKVCVAHGTEGQPVYRELPGWTTTEGATSRDTLPKEAQAYLDLIEETVGVPVVIFSCGPAREQTYGAVSWG; encoded by the coding sequence ATGCCGGGAATCGCCATCATCGGGGCGCAGTGGGGAGACGAGGGCAAGGGCAAGATCACCGATTTTCTGGCGCCGGAGGCCCGCTACGTGGTGCGCTATCAGGGCGGGGCCAACGCCGGGCACACCGTCACGGCCAGGGGCCAGACTTTCAAGCTCAACCTGCTGCCCAGCGGGGTGCTGCATGAGGGCGTGATCAGCGTGCTGGGCGACGGGATGGTCATCGACCCCGAGAAGTTCCTCGCCGAGCGCCAGAGTCTGCTCGCGGGCGGCCTCTCGCCCGAGCTGCGGATCAGCGACCGCGCCCACCTCGTGCTGCCGCACCACAAGTACGTGGACGGCCGCAAGGATTTCGTGGGGACCACCGGGCGCGGCATTGGCCCCGCCTACGCCGACCGGGCGCGGCGGGTGGGATTGCGCTTCGGGGACCTCGCCGACGAGGGCACGCTCCGCGAGCGCGTCGCCCGGCTGCTGGAGGCCAAACCCAACTCCACCCGTGACGCGGGCTGGGCCACCGTGGAGGACGCGCTGGGCTACCTGCTCCCCATCCGGGACGCCCTGCTCCCCTTTGTCCACGACACCGGCTCGGACCTGCGCCGGGCGATCCGGGAGGGCGAGAACGTGCTGTTCGAGGGCGCCCAGGCCACCCTGCTCGACCTGAACTACGGGACCTACCCCTTCGTCACCAGCAGCCACCCCACCGTGGGCGGCATCCTGGTGGGGGCGGGGGTCAACCACCGGGCCATCGGGCAGGTGTACGGGGTTGCCAAGGCCTTCAACACCCGCGTGGGCCACGGCCCCTTTCCCACCGAGGTCTTCGGGGAGATGGAGCGGCGCCTGCGCGGCGACGGCTCGCAGCCCTGGGACGAGTTCGGCACCACAACGGGCCGCGCCCGCCGGGTGGGCTGGCTGGACCTCGAACTGCTGAAATATGCCGCCGAGGTGAACGGCCTCGACGGGCTGGTCATCAACAAGATGGACATCCTCGCGGGGCTGGAGACGGTCAAGGTCTGCGTCGCCCACGGCACGGAAGGCCAGCCCGTCTACCGCGAACTCCCCGGTTGGACCACCACCGAGGGGGCCACGAGCCGCGACACGCTGCCGAAAGAAGCCCAGGCCTACCTCGACCTGATCGAGGAGACGGTGGGCGTGCCCGTCGTGATCTTCTCGTGCGGCCCCGCCCGCGAGCAGACCTACGGGGCCGTGAGCTGGGGCTGA
- a CDS encoding E3 binding domain-containing protein — MERIAPLAKILAEANGIDWQHLDGSGEGGMIVEQDILNYLTRIMSGEEEPPATPVDAPPPEWTGTELPPGGGLLAPGMPSMDMLSSAGVDSDLAALVGQPAPVPPMPAPEATLPEVSLEDEAMEFELEDEPEIVAPTPEPVPFAATSESVDVPPVTPAIPMPSPSEPLPTPASEPVTPEPAVPAAAAAATGGVMGGLGGLLSRLYQKPGQDAAPAAPAQPEPQPTAPAFTPAPASPFSAPVAEAAPAEPTPVAPTFTPAPQPELTAEPEVIPVPEVAAPEVVEEVAAAPLPEFAPAPVQPEPTEIEPVAQPAPAEVQPELQPAPAPSPAAPVREAVWFGPYLRRDGNVAPTLELCRQLAGALGQDVPLALLVARAAQRHAETLELGTVAVYRVGGEQARPVQAGSLREALAALDGNFAGTPDLLVTDAGALDLDELHLPHALTLSVGRVQGGRAALTLNGPVDPAQGARFLASVAATLEEPIILVI, encoded by the coding sequence ATGGAACGGATTGCTCCGCTCGCCAAGATTCTGGCGGAAGCGAACGGCATCGACTGGCAGCATCTCGACGGCAGCGGCGAAGGCGGCATGATCGTTGAGCAGGACATCCTGAACTACCTCACCCGCATCATGAGCGGGGAGGAGGAACCGCCCGCCACGCCCGTCGACGCCCCCCCGCCCGAGTGGACGGGCACCGAACTGCCCCCCGGCGGCGGCCTGCTCGCCCCCGGCATGCCCAGCATGGACATGCTCAGCAGCGCGGGCGTGGATTCGGACCTCGCCGCGCTCGTGGGCCAGCCCGCCCCGGTGCCTCCCATGCCCGCCCCTGAGGCAACCCTGCCCGAGGTGAGCTTGGAAGACGAGGCGATGGAGTTCGAGCTGGAAGACGAGCCGGAGATCGTGGCCCCCACGCCCGAGCCGGTGCCCTTCGCGGCGACGAGCGAGTCGGTGGACGTGCCGCCCGTCACCCCGGCCATCCCTATGCCGAGCCCCAGCGAGCCGCTGCCGACCCCGGCCAGCGAACCCGTCACCCCGGAACCTGCCGTCCCCGCTGCGGCGGCTGCCGCGACCGGCGGCGTGATGGGCGGTCTGGGCGGCCTGCTCTCGCGCCTGTACCAGAAGCCCGGCCAGGACGCGGCTCCCGCTGCCCCCGCGCAGCCCGAGCCCCAGCCGACGGCCCCCGCCTTCACGCCCGCGCCCGCCTCTCCCTTCTCGGCCCCCGTGGCCGAGGCCGCCCCAGCCGAGCCGACCCCGGTGGCCCCCACCTTCACCCCGGCGCCCCAGCCCGAGCTCACCGCCGAGCCCGAGGTCATCCCCGTGCCCGAGGTCGCCGCTCCGGAGGTGGTCGAGGAGGTGGCCGCCGCGCCGCTGCCCGAGTTTGCCCCGGCGCCCGTGCAGCCTGAGCCGACCGAGATCGAGCCTGTCGCGCAGCCCGCGCCCGCCGAGGTCCAGCCCGAGCTTCAGCCCGCGCCCGCCCCCAGCCCCGCCGCGCCCGTCCGCGAGGCCGTGTGGTTCGGTCCCTACCTGCGCCGGGACGGCAACGTGGCCCCCACCCTGGAGCTGTGCCGTCAGCTCGCCGGGGCGCTGGGGCAGGACGTGCCGCTCGCGCTGCTGGTCGCCCGCGCCGCGCAGCGCCACGCCGAGACGCTGGAGCTGGGCACCGTCGCGGTCTACCGGGTGGGTGGCGAACAGGCCCGTCCCGTGCAGGCGGGCAGCCTGCGCGAAGCCCTCGCCGCCCTTGACGGCAACTTCGCCGGAACGCCCGACCTCCTCGTGACCGACGCCGGGGCGCTCGACCTCGACGAGCTGCACCTGCCGCACGCCCTGACCCTCAGCGTGGGCCGCGTGCAGGGGGGCCGCGCCGCCCTGACCCTCAACGGCCCGGTGGACCCCGCCCAGGGCGCCCGCTTCCTGGCGAGCGTGGCGGCGACCCTCGAAGAGCCGATCATCCTGGTGATCTGA
- a CDS encoding Glu/Leu/Phe/Val dehydrogenase dimerization domain-containing protein: MQIFDEMQARGHEALTLLHHAPSGLKAALAVHSTVLGPAIAGVRLRPLDETEALRGALALSESLTLKAALAGLNYGGGACVLMLPEQGVDDPHAREALFRALGRQVRPLESRVVLTEDIGVTPTDIAFVAQETPATLGVNTDTSSVTGYGVYRGMKAAARHALGSESMRGVRVAILGVGAVGRTLAAHLHREGARLTLADTRPERAQALAEDLDGVTVVSAHELFDVPCDIFSPCGYGHSIRSADVPRLQCRLIAGGEHHPLSRQGEAAVREAGIVYMPDFAINAAGLIAAATTLTPEQAAERVYATVSRIAAAAEQYGKPPHLIARRMAERRIDLIGSLGAGAGAGTYGRSA; this comes from the coding sequence ATGCAGATATTTGACGAGATGCAGGCTCGGGGCCACGAGGCGCTGACGCTGCTTCACCATGCGCCCAGCGGGCTGAAAGCGGCGCTGGCGGTTCATTCCACGGTGCTGGGTCCGGCCATCGCCGGGGTGCGGCTGCGGCCCCTCGACGAGACCGAGGCGCTGCGCGGGGCGCTGGCCCTCTCCGAGAGCCTGACCCTCAAGGCGGCGCTGGCGGGCCTGAACTACGGCGGCGGCGCGTGCGTGCTGATGCTGCCCGAGCAGGGCGTGGACGACCCGCACGCCCGCGAGGCCCTCTTCCGGGCGCTGGGGCGGCAGGTGCGGCCGCTGGAGTCGCGGGTGGTGCTGACCGAGGACATCGGCGTGACGCCCACCGACATCGCCTTTGTCGCGCAGGAGACGCCCGCCACCCTGGGCGTGAACACCGACACCAGCAGCGTGACGGGCTACGGCGTCTACCGGGGCATGAAGGCCGCCGCCCGGCACGCCCTGGGGTCCGAGAGCATGCGCGGGGTGCGGGTGGCGATCCTGGGGGTGGGGGCGGTAGGCCGCACGCTCGCCGCGCACCTGCACCGCGAGGGCGCCCGCCTGACCCTGGCCGACACCCGCCCCGAGCGGGCACAGGCGCTCGCCGAGGACCTCGACGGGGTGACGGTGGTGTCCGCCCACGAGCTGTTCGACGTGCCCTGCGACATCTTCTCGCCGTGCGGCTACGGGCACTCCATCCGCAGCGCGGACGTGCCCCGCTTGCAGTGCCGCCTGATCGCGGGCGGCGAACACCATCCCCTCTCCCGGCAGGGCGAGGCCGCCGTGCGGGAGGCCGGAATCGTGTATATGCCCGACTTTGCCATCAACGCCGCCGGACTGATCGCCGCCGCGACCACCCTCACGCCCGAGCAGGCCGCCGAGCGGGTGTACGCGACCGTCTCGCGCATCGCTGCCGCCGCCGAGCAGTACGGCAAGCCGCCCCACCTGATCGCCCGCCGCATGGCCGAGCGCCGCATCGACCTGATCGGCAGCCTCGGTGCGGGGGCCGGGGCGGGGACCTACGGGAGGAGCGCATGA
- the udk gene encoding uridine kinase, whose protein sequence is MTSPFVIGVAGGSGSGKTTVTRRVIETVGAGSVAVLNQDNYYRAQDDIPFEARLTTNYDHPAAFDWVLLREHLGALLAGVPIEMPEYDFTRHTRSAQTSRVMPAPVVVLEGFFALYDEEVRERMHLKVFVDADADVRFIRRLLRDTQERGRTPESVISQYLEFVRPMHLSFVEPTKRYADVIIPHGGMNEPALDMLAARIRTTV, encoded by the coding sequence ATGACCTCCCCCTTCGTCATCGGCGTGGCGGGCGGCTCGGGCAGCGGCAAGACCACCGTGACCCGCCGGGTGATCGAGACGGTAGGCGCGGGCAGCGTGGCCGTGCTCAACCAGGACAACTATTACCGGGCGCAGGACGACATCCCCTTCGAGGCGCGGCTGACCACCAACTACGACCACCCGGCGGCGTTCGACTGGGTGCTGCTGCGCGAGCATCTGGGGGCGCTGCTGGCCGGGGTGCCCATCGAGATGCCGGAGTACGACTTTACCCGCCACACCCGCTCGGCCCAGACCAGCCGGGTGATGCCCGCACCCGTGGTCGTGCTGGAGGGCTTTTTCGCCCTGTACGACGAGGAGGTGCGGGAGCGGATGCACCTCAAGGTCTTCGTGGACGCCGACGCCGACGTGCGCTTTATCCGCCGGTTGCTGCGCGACACGCAGGAGCGCGGGCGCACTCCCGAGAGCGTGATCTCGCAGTATCTGGAGTTCGTGCGGCCCATGCACCTGAGCTTTGTGGAACCCACCAAGAGATACGCCGACGTGATCATCCCCCACGGTGGCATGAACGAGCCCGCGCTGGACATGCTCGCGGCGCGGATTCGCACCACGGTGTGA
- a CDS encoding DUF5693 family protein: MTDPAPTPSPSVRPDLTPPPAPGGALAPATPLPPASRHRLTWPLLGVILLSLIPALLLAWDRVNYERGEKTVALVMDYPALAVQAQRVGLTPQALLDRYKALGVNGVAVYEDVIGNREQRGDLYVKRGADLAAENPGENVNPQWVYMRALRPGALDGLAERYTIPTREVQIAGQTWLEWPTDPSFLPAGPNTELIADLGRQGLVTVYRPYDDVAVKAPGADWPDVPFVAFTGDEVIGARTPERLAQIDRAMGSRLPALVEGSDQRGLDTLIEDRGGVRTFAMNPSWQNRLAPEEVASKYNLAARERGHRLLYLRPYPTVNETEALLRRTSELLERSGLTVGTPEVRPYAPNPTLRWLSLLGPLAAALLLALSFPLPRLGLLVMAGVTLLAFALNSLDGFQPFAGAALLAAVTFPALGLVLRRSKVTDWFLATGLSLVGVLFVSALGASRESVLGLEPFRGVGLTLLVPLVLVALSFLPRQDLRKTARDLYNSPIRLGDIAVMGLGLAVFALVFLRRGNVSAVGVSDAEAQLRQGLQDSIVRPRFKELAGHPLALVGLSGVLPGYFSPLLILGGVVGQASILNTFSHFHTPLLISAARCFIGLGAGLLLGLIAIPVVKYLLRLWQTWGARGASRQPPATSGESRA; this comes from the coding sequence GTGACCGACCCCGCCCCGACCCCGTCGCCGTCCGTCCGCCCCGACCTCACGCCGCCGCCCGCACCGGGGGGAGCGCTGGCCCCGGCCACGCCGCTGCCGCCTGCGAGTCGCCACCGCCTGACGTGGCCGCTGCTGGGGGTGATTCTGCTCTCGCTGATTCCGGCGCTGCTGCTGGCCTGGGACCGGGTGAATTACGAGCGGGGCGAGAAGACGGTCGCGCTGGTGATGGACTACCCGGCGCTGGCGGTGCAGGCGCAGCGGGTGGGCCTGACCCCGCAGGCGCTGCTGGACCGCTACAAGGCGCTGGGGGTCAACGGGGTCGCCGTCTACGAGGACGTGATCGGCAACCGCGAGCAGCGCGGCGACCTGTACGTGAAGCGGGGCGCCGACCTCGCCGCCGAGAATCCCGGCGAGAACGTGAATCCGCAGTGGGTCTACATGCGGGCGCTGCGGCCGGGAGCGCTCGACGGACTGGCCGAACGCTACACCATCCCCACGCGGGAGGTGCAGATCGCCGGGCAGACGTGGTTGGAGTGGCCCACCGATCCCTCCTTCCTGCCCGCCGGGCCGAACACCGAACTGATCGCGGACCTGGGGCGGCAGGGCCTCGTGACCGTCTACCGCCCCTACGACGACGTGGCGGTCAAGGCTCCCGGCGCGGACTGGCCCGACGTGCCCTTCGTCGCCTTTACCGGGGACGAGGTGATCGGGGCACGGACACCGGAGCGCCTCGCGCAGATCGACCGGGCGATGGGCAGTCGCCTGCCCGCCCTGGTGGAAGGCTCGGACCAGCGCGGCCTCGACACCTTGATCGAGGACCGGGGGGGCGTGCGGACCTTCGCCATGAACCCGTCATGGCAAAACCGCCTCGCGCCGGAGGAGGTCGCCAGCAAGTACAACCTCGCCGCCCGCGAGCGCGGCCACCGCCTGCTGTACCTGCGCCCCTACCCCACGGTGAACGAGACGGAAGCCCTGCTGCGCCGCACCTCCGAGCTGCTGGAGCGCTCCGGCCTGACGGTCGGCACGCCCGAGGTGCGCCCCTACGCGCCGAACCCCACCCTGCGCTGGCTGAGCCTGCTGGGGCCGCTCGCCGCTGCCCTGCTGCTGGCGCTGAGCTTCCCGCTGCCCCGGCTGGGCCTGCTGGTCATGGCGGGGGTGACGTTGCTGGCGTTCGCGCTGAACAGCCTGGACGGGTTCCAGCCCTTCGCGGGCGCGGCGCTGCTCGCCGCCGTGACCTTTCCGGCGCTGGGGCTGGTGCTGCGGCGCTCCAAGGTGACCGACTGGTTCCTGGCGACGGGCCTCTCGCTCGTCGGCGTGCTGTTCGTCTCGGCGCTGGGGGCCAGCCGCGAGAGCGTGCTGGGCCTGGAACCCTTCCGGGGCGTGGGCCTGACCCTGCTGGTGCCGCTGGTGCTGGTGGCCCTGAGCTTTCTGCCCCGGCAGGACCTGCGGAAGACGGCGCGGGACCTCTACAACTCGCCCATCCGGTTGGGTGACATCGCCGTGATGGGGCTGGGGCTGGCCGTCTTCGCGCTGGTCTTCCTGCGCCGGGGCAATGTCAGCGCGGTCGGCGTGAGCGACGCCGAGGCGCAACTGCGGCAGGGTCTCCAGGACTCCATCGTGCGACCCCGGTTCAAGGAACTCGCCGGGCATCCGCTCGCCCTCGTGGGCCTGAGCGGCGTGTTGCCGGGCTACTTCAGCCCGCTGCTGATTCTGGGCGGCGTGGTGGGGCAGGCGAGCATCCTGAACACCTTCTCGCATTTCCACACGCCGCTGCTGATCAGCGCCGCCCGCTGCTTTATCGGGCTGGGGGCAGGGCTGCTGCTGGGACTCATCGCCATTCCGGTCGTGAAGTACCTGCTGCGGCTGTGGCAGACGTGGGGAGCGAGAGGGGCCAGCCGCCAGCCGCCAGCGACCAGCGGGGAGAGCCGGGCGTGA
- the csaB gene encoding polysaccharide pyruvyl transferase CsaB, which produces MRVAVSGYYGFGNTGDEAIALAITRELKAAGHTPLLLSNTPSETAQTYGSESAPRMQPLGLVGALARSQVLLSGGGGLLQDGTSARTLTYYLGVIRLAQALGKRVVVFNQSVGPLSEEGGRKVASALRGVPLIVRDRGSLETLRGLGLEGRLGGDPALLLAPTPGLTPDPAHVIVAPRGDVTAAAPALAETVRRLRAEGRRVTALSFMPSHDDAAAQALGADHVLSTRDPQEALDAIAASGFVIGVRLHAVILAAAAGVPFAGVAYDPKVAGFCADAGAPAHPVTPGVDTLSTQALARTAPDWGAVAEMKGRARESFGWALGV; this is translated from the coding sequence GTGAGGGTCGCCGTCAGCGGGTATTACGGGTTCGGGAATACAGGGGACGAGGCCATCGCCCTGGCGATCACGCGGGAGCTGAAGGCCGCCGGGCACACGCCGCTGCTGCTGTCGAACACGCCCAGCGAGACGGCGCAGACCTACGGGAGCGAGAGTGCGCCCCGGATGCAGCCGCTGGGACTGGTGGGCGCTTTGGCCCGCTCCCAGGTGCTGCTCTCGGGCGGCGGCGGGCTCTTGCAGGACGGGACGAGTGCCCGGACATTGACCTATTACCTCGGCGTCATCCGGCTGGCGCAGGCGCTGGGCAAGCGTGTGGTGGTTTTTAACCAGAGCGTCGGCCCGCTCAGCGAGGAGGGGGGGCGCAAGGTGGCCTCGGCGCTGAGGGGCGTACCCCTGATCGTGCGCGACCGGGGCAGCCTGGAGACGCTGCGGGGGCTGGGGCTGGAGGGACGGCTGGGCGGCGACCCGGCGCTGCTCCTCGCGCCCACGCCGGGCCTGACGCCCGACCCCGCCCACGTGATCGTCGCCCCACGCGGGGACGTGACGGCGGCCGCCCCGGCGCTGGCCGAGACGGTGCGGCGGCTGCGGGCAGAGGGCCGCCGCGTGACCGCTCTGAGCTTCATGCCGAGCCACGATGACGCGGCGGCGCAGGCCCTCGGGGCCGACCACGTGCTGAGCACCCGCGACCCGCAGGAGGCGCTGGACGCCATCGCCGCTTCCGGGTTCGTGATCGGGGTGCGGCTGCACGCGGTGATCCTGGCCGCCGCCGCCGGAGTGCCCTTCGCGGGGGTGGCCTACGACCCCAAGGTCGCGGGCTTCTGCGCGGACGCAGGGGCACCCGCCCACCCGGTCACGCCCGGCGTGGACACGCTGAGCACCCAGGCCCTGGCCCGCACCGCTCCCGACTGGGGCGCGGTGGCGGAGATGAAAGGGCGGGCGCGGGAGAGCTTCGGGTGGGCGCTGGGGGTGTAG